The Desmonostoc muscorum LEGE 12446 genome includes a region encoding these proteins:
- a CDS encoding M1 family metallopeptidase — MSQSYFDTDNNGHKPFELPGAKPHYSPDRPGQVEHIFLDLSLDIPGQICQGSCSIRLLPIRNGIDRLTLDAVNLNIESVQVDEVSQNFDYDGEQLSIQLSQSTQIGKRLLIAIAYSVTKPQRGIYFIQPDKHYPNKPTQVWTQGEDEDSRFWFPCFDYPGQLSTSEIRVRVPNPLVAISNGELINTTEDGNYKIYHWSQQQVHPNYLMTLAVGDFAEIRDEWKGKPVTYYAEKGREEDAKRSMGKTPRMIEFLSQKYGYQYPFPKYAQVCVDDFIFGGMENTSTTLLTDKCLLDERAALDNRNTEGLVVHELAHQWFGDLVVIKHWSHAWIKEGMASYSEVMWTEHEYSLQEAAYYRLLEARRYLSEDSSRYRRPMVTNVYREPIELFDRHIYEKGSCVYHMIRAQLGDDLFWQAIQTFIQDHAHKTVETVDLLRAIEKATGRNLLFLFDQYVYRGGHPEFNIAYSWDGDANLAKITVTQTQAADGKNGSKDLFDLKIPIGFGYTQQQGVRSEELGVKNNSKLSTGQGLNAPLPLTALKTFTVRVNEREQSFYFPLENKPQYISFDVGNNYLKTVSLEYPLPELKAQLEFDPDPISRIYAAEALAKKGGLEATIALSGALKNDPLWCVRVQVAKQLTQVNLDQAFDGLVVGLKDRDAYVRRAVVESLAQIKTNESYKAVKELVQKGDPSYYVEAAACRVLGAIASANFQEKPKEDKALKLLKSVLEEKAGWNEVVRSGAVVGLAEFKTSEAALNLLIEYTKLGVPQPLRLAAIRALGQISVGQSPVNLERILERLTELAKETFFLTQVSVATALGQMETSKAIGILRSLAEQTSDGRVRRYAEEEISKVQNNIGSEKTLRQLREEFDQLKQQNQELRSRLENLEAKSK; from the coding sequence ATGTCGCAGTCTTATTTTGATACAGATAATAATGGACACAAACCTTTTGAGTTACCAGGAGCAAAACCCCACTACAGCCCCGATCGCCCCGGGCAAGTAGAGCATATTTTTCTAGATCTGAGCTTAGATATTCCTGGGCAAATCTGTCAGGGTAGTTGTAGCATTCGCCTGTTGCCAATTCGTAATGGTATTGACCGTTTGACTTTAGATGCTGTCAACCTGAATATCGAGTCTGTGCAGGTAGACGAGGTGTCACAAAATTTTGACTATGATGGCGAACAGCTTTCGATTCAACTTTCTCAAAGCACTCAGATTGGTAAACGCTTGCTGATTGCGATCGCCTACTCGGTAACTAAACCACAACGCGGTATTTACTTTATTCAACCAGACAAACATTACCCAAACAAGCCAACCCAAGTCTGGACTCAGGGAGAAGACGAAGACTCTCGTTTTTGGTTCCCCTGCTTTGACTATCCAGGACAACTCTCGACTTCGGAAATTCGCGTTCGTGTCCCCAATCCTCTGGTGGCAATTTCCAACGGCGAATTGATTAACACCACAGAAGATGGTAACTACAAAATTTACCATTGGTCACAGCAACAAGTTCATCCCAATTACTTGATGACTTTGGCAGTAGGTGATTTTGCGGAAATCCGCGATGAGTGGAAAGGCAAACCAGTCACTTACTACGCAGAAAAGGGACGGGAGGAAGATGCTAAACGCAGCATGGGCAAAACTCCCCGGATGATCGAATTTTTGAGCCAAAAGTATGGTTATCAATACCCTTTTCCGAAATACGCCCAAGTTTGCGTCGATGACTTTATCTTTGGCGGAATGGAAAACACTTCCACAACCCTGTTAACAGATAAATGCTTGCTGGACGAACGGGCGGCCTTAGATAATCGCAACACCGAGGGTTTGGTTGTCCACGAACTCGCGCATCAGTGGTTTGGTGATTTGGTGGTGATTAAGCATTGGTCTCATGCTTGGATTAAGGAAGGGATGGCTTCTTACTCTGAGGTGATGTGGACAGAACATGAATATAGTCTCCAAGAAGCAGCTTACTATCGCTTATTAGAGGCTCGTCGCTACCTGAGTGAAGATAGCAGCCGCTACCGTCGGCCGATGGTAACAAATGTTTACCGGGAACCGATTGAACTTTTCGATCGCCACATCTACGAAAAAGGATCTTGTGTCTATCACATGATTCGCGCCCAATTGGGAGATGATTTGTTTTGGCAAGCAATTCAAACATTTATCCAAGATCATGCCCACAAAACTGTAGAAACCGTAGACTTACTCAGAGCAATTGAAAAAGCAACCGGACGTAATCTTTTGTTCCTCTTCGACCAGTACGTTTATCGTGGTGGTCATCCCGAATTTAACATAGCTTACTCTTGGGATGGGGATGCTAATTTGGCAAAAATTACAGTCACTCAAACCCAAGCGGCTGACGGTAAAAATGGCAGTAAGGATTTGTTTGATTTAAAAATTCCTATTGGTTTTGGTTATACCCAACAACAAGGAGTTAGGAGTGAGGAGTTAGGAGTTAAAAATAATTCTAAACTCAGCACTGGGCAAGGGTTAAACGCCCCGCTACCGCTAACAGCACTCAAAACTTTCACGGTGCGCGTGAATGAACGCGAACAAAGTTTCTACTTTCCACTAGAAAACAAACCCCAATATATCAGTTTTGATGTTGGGAATAATTATCTTAAAACAGTATCTTTGGAGTATCCACTACCAGAATTAAAAGCACAGTTAGAATTTGATCCCGATCCAATTTCCCGTATCTATGCAGCGGAAGCTTTAGCGAAAAAAGGTGGATTAGAAGCTACCATTGCACTGTCTGGGGCATTAAAAAATGACCCCTTATGGTGTGTGCGGGTGCAAGTAGCGAAACAATTAACGCAAGTTAATTTAGACCAAGCATTTGACGGCTTAGTTGTGGGGTTGAAGGATCGAGATGCTTACGTGCGACGTGCTGTAGTCGAATCACTTGCTCAAATCAAAACTAACGAAAGTTATAAGGCTGTCAAAGAACTAGTACAGAAAGGCGATCCCAGCTACTATGTGGAAGCCGCAGCCTGTCGGGTGCTAGGTGCAATAGCGTCTGCTAACTTCCAAGAAAAACCCAAGGAAGACAAGGCATTAAAGCTGCTGAAATCGGTTTTAGAGGAAAAGGCGGGTTGGAATGAAGTCGTGCGGAGTGGTGCAGTTGTTGGTTTAGCTGAATTCAAAACCTCTGAAGCAGCTTTAAATCTGCTGATAGAATACACGAAACTCGGTGTACCACAACCTTTGCGTTTAGCTGCAATTCGCGCTTTAGGGCAGATTTCTGTTGGTCAAAGTCCGGTTAATTTAGAACGGATTTTAGAAAGATTAACAGAACTAGCCAAAGAAACCTTCTTTTTAACGCAAGTGTCAGTAGCCACAGCATTAGGACAAATGGAAACATCCAAAGCAATTGGAATTTTGCGATCGCTAGCTGAACAAACATCTGATGGGCGTGTGCGTCGCTATGCTGAAGAAGAAATTTCCAAGGTGCAAAATAATATTGGTTCCGAAAAAACACTGCGCCAATTGCGTGAAGAATTCGACCAACTCAAACAACAAAATCAGGAATTGAGAAGTCGTTTAGAAAACTTGGAGGCTAAATCTAAGTAA
- a CDS encoding GumC family protein: MEKSVSSLVVVLKRRSLPALAMFVAVIGGAVAYLVLAPSLYRASAQLILDDKRVSISELGRDLTQVPVGVPGGPSPLAEQAELVKSLPILERSLAKVFPVSQSKLTTKKFSKGLRVKLVPATNILVISYQAQDPILAAKLVNAVSQTMVEESAEQIRKEAANVRKFLQKEVPFARQRLQQAEAMENRYKQASGLISFADQSKSLVDSLATLEDEERTLVAQLQETRSRDASLRKITTTRNLTNAYASVRGGQDEQLQKLRTKLADLQTQIATVRLRFTENHPSLILLLQQQQALSTLYNRELARLSPRNPAISPNHVASDPLSQDLTSELIGNEIERLAVENKLKAVQSLKANLQTRLAQLPIQQQPLTVLTRQREEAAASLKLLQTKLEEARIAEAQLVGNIRIIEEAKPPTSPTYPKPYLVLGLATVLGSILAVGVVLLLEATDNTIHDTSETEEILPKIPLLGTLPSLPTKALNLQPAEGFLDDIALVEPYRMLLKTLEFRSSKKLRSIVITSTKSGEGKSVVVSHLAAVCAMLSRRTLIVDADLHRPMQHNLFNLPAEPGLSDAIAKERSLLDTVQIRDIENLSVLTCGELHPRPSQLLESEAMKSLIADAIEHYDFVIIDTPPLSVSADAATLGRYTNGVVLITRPSFTLKDILKKAVSELTQNQIPILGVVINGMTSQTEKSYSYLSRPLKHSTPPRDTVNSANGLKSK; encoded by the coding sequence ATGGAGAAAAGCGTTTCATCTTTAGTAGTGGTTTTGAAGCGGCGAAGTTTGCCGGCTTTGGCGATGTTTGTTGCTGTAATTGGGGGAGCGGTAGCCTACTTAGTATTGGCTCCAAGTTTGTATCGAGCATCAGCACAATTGATATTGGATGACAAACGGGTGAGTATTTCTGAGTTGGGACGCGACCTCACACAGGTACCTGTGGGTGTACCTGGTGGCCCTAGTCCATTAGCTGAGCAGGCAGAATTAGTCAAATCACTACCTATTTTAGAGCGATCGCTGGCTAAGGTTTTTCCTGTTTCTCAAAGCAAGTTGACAACTAAGAAATTTAGTAAAGGTTTGCGAGTGAAACTTGTCCCAGCGACGAATATCTTGGTTATCAGCTATCAAGCCCAAGACCCAATTCTGGCTGCTAAACTTGTCAACGCTGTTTCCCAAACAATGGTTGAGGAAAGTGCCGAACAAATCCGCAAAGAAGCTGCAAATGTCAGGAAATTTTTGCAAAAAGAGGTGCCTTTCGCCCGTCAGCGGCTGCAACAAGCAGAGGCTATGGAAAACAGATATAAACAAGCCAGTGGTCTGATCTCTTTTGCTGACCAAAGCAAAAGTTTAGTTGATAGTTTAGCCACTTTAGAAGACGAGGAGCGGACTTTAGTTGCCCAACTCCAAGAAACGCGATCGCGTGATGCATCCTTACGGAAAATTACTACTACTAGAAACCTCACCAATGCTTATGCATCTGTACGCGGTGGTCAAGATGAACAACTCCAGAAGTTACGCACCAAGTTGGCAGATTTGCAAACTCAGATAGCTACTGTGCGTTTGCGCTTCACAGAGAACCATCCAAGTTTGATATTGCTCCTACAACAACAGCAAGCTCTGAGTACCTTGTACAATCGGGAACTAGCTCGCCTTTCGCCTCGAAATCCAGCTATTTCCCCGAATCATGTTGCATCCGATCCTCTGAGTCAGGATCTGACTTCGGAACTGATTGGAAATGAGATTGAACGCTTGGCAGTGGAAAATAAGCTCAAAGCTGTTCAATCTTTAAAAGCTAATCTCCAGACTCGTTTAGCACAACTGCCAATTCAACAACAACCCCTGACTGTACTGACTCGCCAACGAGAAGAAGCAGCCGCATCTTTAAAGTTGCTGCAAACTAAACTCGAAGAAGCGCGGATTGCTGAAGCCCAATTAGTTGGCAATATCCGAATTATCGAAGAGGCTAAACCACCAACTTCTCCCACCTACCCCAAACCTTATCTAGTATTAGGGCTAGCTACTGTATTGGGAAGTATCTTAGCTGTTGGTGTAGTGTTGCTTTTGGAAGCAACAGACAATACCATCCACGATACTTCCGAAACCGAGGAAATACTGCCAAAAATTCCCTTGTTGGGCACATTACCGTCCCTGCCTACCAAAGCCCTCAACCTGCAACCAGCAGAAGGATTTTTAGACGATATTGCTTTGGTTGAGCCTTACCGAATGTTGCTCAAGACGCTAGAGTTTCGCAGTTCTAAAAAATTGCGGAGTATTGTGATTACTAGTACTAAATCTGGGGAAGGTAAATCAGTAGTTGTCTCGCACCTAGCTGCTGTTTGTGCGATGTTATCTCGACGAACCTTGATTGTGGATGCTGATTTACATCGGCCGATGCAGCACAACCTGTTTAACTTACCTGCCGAACCAGGGCTTAGCGATGCGATCGCTAAAGAGCGATCGCTACTAGATACCGTGCAAATTAGAGATATTGAAAACCTTTCGGTGCTGACTTGTGGCGAACTACACCCACGCCCCTCACAGTTACTAGAGTCGGAGGCGATGAAGTCGCTAATAGCAGATGCTATAGAACATTATGACTTTGTAATCATAGATACTCCACCTCTGAGTGTCAGTGCTGATGCAGCTACCTTGGGGCGCTATACCAATGGCGTTGTGTTGATTACACGTCCTAGTTTTACCCTCAAAGATATCCTGAAAAAAGCAGTATCAGAACTCACACAAAATCAAATACCAATTCTCGGAGTAGTAATCAATGGCATGACATCTCAAACTGAAAAATCTTACAGCTATTTATCGCGTCCTCTGAAACATTCAACTCCTCCAAGGGATACCGTCAATTCTGCAAACGGTTTGAAGTCGAAGTGA
- a CDS encoding MATE family efflux transporter: MKQISLTEFKSELLSEAQVSLGLAIPLAIAQLAEAGIPVVNSVMMGLLGTQNLAAGALGTITFVTLLVVCVGTLTAGGALAAEAFGAKEIDRVSRITSGGLWLAIAISLPAILVIWNCSSILPLLGQEESNVALTKSYLHALVWGLPAALCFLHLKRMAAAINFPQFGIVIIVTSLLLNVPANYVLMFGYLGFPALGLAGIGWGTTLIYWVSFLASAMVFYFHPKSRDYKLFRNLNKFDPELFIKIFQTGWPMGIQLGMQLGLFMVTAWLMGSLGTETLAGHEIAIQTSDLFLTIPVGVSSAVTTRVGQMMGEKNALGAIRAVFVNIAFYVLFATLVALGFELFSQRIAAIYLDINNPDNAVAITQAISFLKLAAVYQLSCGIQIIGVGALLGLQDTRVPMLINILIFWGIGLGGGYLMTMILGCGGIGYWYGLILATAISGIILIVRFYVVNFKKISNSEVSSYM, encoded by the coding sequence ATGAAACAAATAAGCTTAACAGAATTTAAGTCAGAGCTTTTATCAGAAGCGCAAGTTAGCCTGGGGCTGGCAATTCCTTTAGCAATTGCTCAACTAGCTGAAGCTGGCATCCCTGTTGTGAATTCGGTAATGATGGGCTTACTTGGCACTCAAAATTTAGCTGCGGGTGCTTTGGGCACAATCACTTTTGTTACCTTATTAGTTGTTTGCGTTGGTACTCTCACAGCAGGAGGAGCGCTGGCTGCTGAGGCTTTTGGAGCCAAAGAAATAGATCGTGTCAGCCGTATTACTTCTGGGGGGCTATGGTTGGCGATCGCTATTTCTTTACCTGCAATACTTGTAATATGGAACTGTAGCTCTATCTTGCCGTTATTAGGTCAAGAAGAAAGTAACGTCGCATTGACAAAAAGCTATTTACACGCTCTTGTTTGGGGATTACCTGCTGCCCTCTGCTTTTTACATTTAAAACGCATGGCTGCTGCAATTAATTTTCCCCAGTTTGGCATAGTAATTATAGTTACCTCTTTACTCTTGAATGTGCCTGCCAATTACGTGCTGATGTTTGGCTACCTGGGTTTTCCTGCCCTTGGTTTAGCTGGGATTGGTTGGGGAACTACCCTTATTTATTGGGTTAGTTTCTTAGCATCAGCTATGGTGTTTTATTTCCATCCCAAAAGTAGAGATTATAAGCTTTTTCGCAATCTCAATAAGTTTGATCCAGAGCTATTTATCAAAATTTTCCAGACTGGATGGCCAATGGGAATCCAATTAGGAATGCAACTGGGGTTGTTCATGGTCACGGCTTGGTTGATGGGAAGCTTGGGAACGGAAACTTTAGCAGGTCATGAAATTGCTATTCAGACATCAGACCTTTTTTTGACAATTCCAGTAGGGGTTTCTTCTGCCGTTACAACTAGAGTAGGGCAGATGATGGGAGAAAAGAATGCTTTGGGGGCAATCAGGGCAGTATTTGTGAATATTGCATTTTACGTACTGTTTGCCACCCTTGTAGCTTTAGGTTTTGAGTTGTTTTCCCAGCGGATTGCAGCCATTTATTTAGACATTAATAATCCCGATAATGCTGTAGCAATTACTCAAGCAATTTCTTTTCTCAAATTAGCAGCAGTGTACCAACTTTCTTGTGGGATTCAAATCATAGGAGTGGGGGCTTTGCTCGGATTGCAGGATACTCGTGTGCCCATGCTAATTAACATCTTGATATTTTGGGGTATTGGGTTAGGTGGAGGATATTTAATGACAATGATTTTAGGTTGTGGAGGGATTGGTTATTGGTATGGTTTAATTCTGGCTACGGCAATTTCGGGGATAATTTTAATAGTGCGGTTTTATGTTGTGAATTTTAAAAAGATTAGTAACAGTGAAGTGTCGTCTTATATGTAG
- a CDS encoding glycosyltransferase family 4 protein: protein MKIAVIGVKGLPPKQGGIEHYCAEVYPRIIEQGHCVDLFARSSNTNSPWFDHYDFWGVRVISLPSWGLRGVDAFMTSALGAIAACGQQYDIVHFQALGPSLFTCLPRIASSTKVVVTCHGLDWQRAKWGNFSSQLILLGEKAAVRFAQGLVVVSKDLKSYFLETYNRETVYIPSAPASYGASDPKFSYVTSLGLTPGRYILFLGRLVPEKRPDLLIDAFCALKPTGWKLVLAGGVSDTKSFSAKLLEKVANHRDIVFAGELQRTRLWEIVRGAGLFVLPSDVEGLPLAMLEAMREGIPVLASNIPPHQQLINDNRGMLFRAGNVDSCVHSLNWAINHLTEMAAMAKNAQTYVQFNYSWDHITSETLKLYTTILNSSEPVGVSEPSVLSRVTTDAGTGRRSDAGTRG from the coding sequence ATGAAAATAGCCGTCATTGGTGTGAAAGGTTTACCTCCCAAACAAGGAGGAATTGAGCATTATTGTGCAGAAGTGTATCCTCGGATAATCGAACAAGGACACTGTGTTGATTTATTCGCTCGGTCTTCTAATACAAATTCTCCTTGGTTTGACCATTATGACTTTTGGGGTGTGCGAGTCATCTCCTTACCCAGTTGGGGTTTGCGTGGGGTTGATGCTTTTATGACCTCGGCACTGGGAGCGATCGCTGCTTGTGGTCAGCAATATGATATTGTTCATTTTCAGGCTTTAGGCCCATCTCTATTTACTTGTTTACCCAGAATTGCTAGCTCTACAAAGGTTGTAGTTACCTGTCACGGCTTAGACTGGCAACGCGCCAAGTGGGGTAATTTTTCTAGTCAGCTAATTCTTTTGGGCGAAAAAGCAGCTGTGCGCTTTGCCCAAGGGCTAGTTGTGGTGTCAAAAGACCTAAAATCTTACTTTCTGGAAACCTATAATCGAGAAACAGTCTACATCCCCAGCGCTCCCGCTAGCTACGGTGCTTCAGACCCCAAATTTTCCTACGTTACCTCTTTGGGTTTGACACCAGGGCGCTACATTCTGTTTTTAGGCAGACTTGTACCGGAAAAGCGTCCCGACTTGCTCATTGACGCTTTTTGTGCATTGAAACCAACTGGATGGAAACTCGTTCTGGCTGGAGGTGTCAGCGATACTAAATCTTTCAGTGCCAAGCTATTAGAAAAGGTTGCCAATCATCGAGATATCGTATTTGCAGGCGAACTCCAAAGAACTCGTCTTTGGGAAATTGTCCGGGGGGCGGGGTTGTTTGTCCTTCCTTCTGACGTGGAAGGACTACCTTTGGCAATGTTAGAAGCGATGCGGGAAGGTATACCGGTGCTGGCGAGTAACATTCCACCGCACCAGCAATTGATTAATGATAATCGGGGGATGCTTTTTAGAGCTGGAAACGTAGACTCTTGCGTACATTCCCTAAATTGGGCGATTAATCATCTAACTGAAATGGCGGCAATGGCTAAAAATGCACAAACATACGTGCAGTTTAACTACAGTTGGGATCACATTACTTCTGAAACCTTAAAACTATACACAACTATTCTGAATTCCTCTGAGCCAGTAGGGGTATCGGAGCCTAGTGTTCTGTCACGGGTGACGACTGACGCGGGGACGGGGAGACGCTCTGACGCGGGGACGCGGGGATGA
- a CDS encoding glycosyltransferase: MRKPVLTIFYQFNPWNSSIGGIQTLIKMFIKYAPKEFEVRLVGTGDDNFQPTQKWQAAEIAGREISFLPLFCLKNDNVRSLIPTTIKYTAALLGRYLSSDFMHFHRLEPSLAAWNWQGEKTLFVHNDIHTQMQTVGEQKAILWRRFPAGYFALESLLIRQFSEILSCNTDATQFYQRRYPDLKNRVAYIKNSFDGQIFYPLSHLQRQASRRELTIRLGLDDETRFILFAGRLHPQKDPLLLVRGFAALNQPQSHLLIAGDGELATEICEEIARLGLSGRVTMLGAIGIEELAKLHRICDVFVLCSAYEGLPLVVLEALASGIPVVTTRCGETPKLLAADNGVVCKQRTPECVADALRQVILHPENYPSASCVATAKPYSAHTVIEDVYSKMLSRWKLAGYSVS; the protein is encoded by the coding sequence ATGCGTAAACCAGTTCTGACGATTTTTTATCAATTTAATCCTTGGAACAGTAGTATAGGCGGAATTCAGACATTAATCAAAATGTTTATCAAATACGCACCCAAAGAATTTGAGGTGCGGCTTGTAGGAACAGGAGATGATAACTTTCAGCCTACTCAAAAGTGGCAAGCAGCAGAAATCGCAGGTAGAGAAATTAGTTTTTTACCTCTATTTTGCTTGAAAAATGATAACGTTAGAAGTCTAATTCCCACCACAATCAAGTATACGGCTGCCCTTTTAGGGCGTTATTTGTCCTCAGATTTTATGCACTTTCATCGGCTAGAACCAAGTTTGGCAGCTTGGAATTGGCAGGGAGAAAAAACTTTGTTTGTCCATAATGATATTCACACACAGATGCAAACTGTGGGTGAGCAAAAGGCGATTCTCTGGCGAAGATTTCCCGCAGGATATTTCGCTCTGGAAAGTTTACTAATTCGCCAATTTAGCGAAATTCTTTCATGCAATACTGATGCAACACAATTTTATCAACGGCGTTATCCTGATTTAAAAAATCGCGTTGCATACATCAAAAATTCCTTTGATGGTCAAATTTTTTATCCTTTGAGTCATTTACAACGGCAAGCTTCTCGACGGGAACTAACTATCAGGTTGGGTTTGGATGACGAAACACGTTTTATTTTATTTGCGGGTCGTTTGCATCCGCAAAAAGATCCCCTACTGTTAGTCCGTGGGTTCGCTGCTTTAAATCAACCGCAGAGTCATTTACTGATAGCAGGTGATGGAGAGTTAGCGACAGAAATATGTGAGGAAATTGCTCGGTTGGGATTATCTGGTCGGGTGACAATGTTGGGGGCAATTGGTATAGAAGAACTGGCGAAATTACATCGGATATGCGATGTTTTTGTCCTATGTAGTGCTTACGAAGGTCTACCTTTGGTAGTTTTGGAAGCGCTGGCTAGTGGGATACCAGTAGTCACCACTAGATGTGGTGAAACCCCAAAATTGTTAGCTGCTGACAATGGTGTTGTTTGTAAACAACGTACACCAGAATGTGTGGCAGATGCCTTACGCCAAGTAATACTGCATCCGGAAAATTATCCAAGTGCTTCCTGTGTGGCGACTGCAAAGCCTTATAGCGCTCACACTGTTATCGAGGATGTTTACAGCAAAATGCTAAGTCGTTGGAAGTTAGCAGGTTATTCAGTTAGTTGA
- a CDS encoding methyltransferase, whose product MFQSINTQIAGYFSPEIVLLQMRYGSWIFQSIYAAAKLGIADLLKDGCRSCEDLASVTSTHEGSLYRLLRALASMGVFAETEPSFFSLTPLGNYLRSDVPDSLKARVIMNGEEQYRAWGEIIYSIQTGKSAFEHLYGMNLLDYYAQNPEAGKNFNQAMTSSSTLQNPGIVLDYDFSDVQTLVDVGGGHGKLLTDILKAYPKIKGILFDQPEAIKGAKSLIEQAGILDRCELIAGDFFKSVPAGGDAYILKYVIHDWDDERAIAILKCCYEAMPEHGKLLLVEQVIPSGNQASFSKMLDLQMLVLCPGGCERTEAEYRILMEKSKFQLIKIVPTQSSLSVIEGVKV is encoded by the coding sequence ATGTTTCAATCAATAAACACTCAAATTGCAGGTTATTTTTCCCCAGAAATAGTGTTACTACAAATGAGATATGGCAGTTGGATCTTCCAGTCAATCTATGCAGCCGCCAAGCTAGGGATAGCCGATTTGTTAAAGGATGGTTGTAGGAGTTGTGAGGATTTGGCAAGTGTAACTTCAACTCACGAGGGTTCCCTCTATCGCCTTTTACGGGCACTTGCGAGTATGGGAGTTTTTGCGGAAACAGAACCCAGTTTTTTTTCGCTCACACCACTGGGAAATTATTTACGGAGTGATGTCCCTGACTCCCTAAAGGCGAGAGTAATTATGAATGGTGAGGAACAGTATCGAGCTTGGGGTGAAATAATTTACAGCATACAGACTGGCAAGAGTGCTTTTGAGCATTTGTATGGGATGAATCTTTTGGATTACTATGCTCAAAATCCAGAAGCCGGAAAAAACTTTAACCAGGCTATGACTAGTAGTTCAACCCTTCAAAACCCAGGGATAGTTTTAGATTACGACTTTTCTGATGTCCAAACTTTAGTAGATGTTGGTGGCGGACATGGGAAGTTATTAACGGACATCCTCAAAGCCTATCCCAAAATAAAGGGAATTTTATTTGACCAACCGGAGGCGATTAAAGGAGCAAAATCACTCATTGAACAAGCCGGAATTTTAGACCGCTGTGAACTAATAGCAGGTGATTTTTTTAAATCTGTGCCAGCAGGAGGGGATGCTTATATACTCAAGTATGTTATTCATGATTGGGATGATGAAAGAGCGATCGCTATCCTCAAGTGTTGTTACGAGGCAATGCCAGAGCATGGAAAACTCTTACTTGTAGAGCAAGTCATTCCATCCGGAAATCAAGCCTCTTTTAGCAAGATGCTCGATCTACAGATGTTAGTGCTTTGTCCGGGCGGGTGCGAACGCACAGAAGCAGAGTATCGCATCCTGATGGAGAAGTCAAAATTCCAGCTGATTAAGATTGTTCCTACCCAGTCCTCTCTAAGCGTGATTGAGGGAGTAAAGGTTTAA
- a CDS encoding TIGR02466 family protein, with protein sequence MSYQGLKINVLFPTLVGETEFPDCEALNRDLAAYVRNQEQNGRNYSQFTSVNNGWQSSLNFLNSDFPAIQTLKHFINDQIEIFLKEWGKVSFSSSTPSVFQYNHTSWAVILRQGGFQHEHIHTKTDLVGIYYVEVPTAPATKTSGNLTLIDPRSGRVTSRSNWETAHYSIHPKPGMFLLFPSFLPHRVNQVEVAGERISINLDVTLRPSSSPISDTRYQ encoded by the coding sequence ATGAGCTATCAGGGATTAAAAATAAATGTTTTGTTCCCTACCTTAGTAGGAGAAACAGAGTTTCCTGACTGCGAAGCACTCAATCGAGACTTAGCAGCTTATGTTCGCAATCAAGAGCAAAACGGGCGCAATTACTCACAATTTACCTCAGTTAATAATGGCTGGCAATCAAGCTTAAATTTCTTAAATTCTGACTTTCCTGCTATTCAAACGCTGAAACATTTTATCAACGACCAAATAGAAATTTTTTTGAAAGAGTGGGGAAAAGTAAGTTTTAGCTCCTCTACTCCTTCAGTTTTTCAATACAACCATACAAGTTGGGCAGTTATTTTGAGACAGGGCGGTTTCCAACACGAACACATTCATACTAAAACTGACCTTGTTGGCATTTACTATGTAGAAGTTCCGACAGCACCTGCAACAAAAACATCTGGCAACTTAACTCTCATCGATCCGCGTAGTGGACGAGTTACTTCTCGTTCTAATTGGGAAACTGCACACTATTCTATTCACCCCAAACCTGGTATGTTTCTTTTATTTCCAAGCTTCTTACCCCATAGAGTTAATCAGGTAGAAGTTGCAGGTGAACGTATATCAATCAACTTAGACGTTACCTTGCGCCCTAGTTCTTCTCCGATTTCTGATACCCGTTATCAATGA